The Candidatus Hydrogenedens sp. genome has a window encoding:
- a CDS encoding DUF1559 domain-containing protein, with protein sequence MKKSGFTLIELLVVIAIIGILAAILLPALARAREAARRSSCQNNLKQIGLTCKMYANEAKGERFPPSKLYNCTGLSGEFVIDCMAVYPEYLNDPAVLLCPSATTGNDPEKVFNKADNRAQVIGDRAGNLVPTAGVPNTEFYPCEVDDSSCSYLYLAWNTWFPGIIDRPDPPENPDVDVMIDWLLANNPQVVIMLGELYPRLGDPTKNDEDFSFFDGTQNLTMYRLREGIERFMITDINNPAASAKAQSEIPVCGDWVSTDVGQEFNHVPGGCNFLYMDGHVEFIRFPDKWPVNRTMAVLQSEEIMDRF encoded by the coding sequence ATGAAAAAGTCAGGTTTTACTCTCATCGAACTTCTTGTCGTTATTGCCATTATTGGTATTCTTGCGGCAATACTTTTGCCAGCACTTGCTCGTGCACGTGAAGCGGCACGTCGTTCCAGTTGCCAGAATAATCTAAAGCAAATTGGGCTTACATGTAAAATGTATGCAAATGAAGCCAAGGGAGAAAGGTTTCCACCTTCAAAACTTTACAATTGCACGGGATTAAGTGGTGAATTTGTAATAGACTGTATGGCGGTATATCCGGAATACTTAAATGACCCTGCTGTGTTATTATGTCCTTCCGCAACAACAGGAAATGACCCAGAGAAAGTATTTAATAAGGCGGATAATCGAGCCCAGGTTATTGGTGACCGTGCCGGAAATTTAGTTCCTACAGCCGGTGTTCCTAATACTGAATTTTATCCATGCGAAGTAGATGATAGTAGTTGTTCTTATTTGTATTTGGCATGGAATACATGGTTCCCGGGAATTATTGACCGACCCGACCCACCGGAAAATCCTGATGTAGATGTAATGATAGACTGGTTGTTAGCAAATAATCCGCAGGTAGTAATTATGTTAGGTGAGCTTTACCCTCGTTTGGGAGACCCAACGAAAAATGATGAAGATTTTTCATTCTTTGATGGCACCCAGAACCTTACCATGTATCGTCTGAGAGAAGGAATTGAAAGGTTCATGATAACAGATATCAATAATCCTGCAGCAAGTGCCAAAGCCCAGAGTGAAATTCCTGTATGTGGTGATTGGGTTAGTACCGATGTCGGTCAAGAGTTTAACCATGTGCCTGGTGGTTGTAACTTCCTATATATGGATGGTCATGTTGAATTTATTCGATTCCCTGACAAATGGCCTGTGAACCGCACAATGGCTGTTTTACAAAGCGAAGAAATTATGGATAGGTTCTAA
- a CDS encoding ThuA domain-containing protein, whose translation MSYRTKQMILGIAFVAIIFACFPTNLFAEPTIKALLITGQNNHRWDISSPILKDALEKTGLFQVDVLQAPPQGGDFSSFQPEFQNYQVVVLDYNGDPWPENVKQSFVSYVENGGGVVVYHAANNAFPEWPEFNKIIGLGGWGNRDERWGPYVRWRDGKVVKDNTPGPGGSHGTQHAFQVVIRDRNHPITKGLPPIWLHAKDELYDRLRGPAENLTVLATAYSSPDEKGTGEHEPILFTIQYGKGRVFQTALGHPQEDTPVALQCAGFLTTFLRGAEWCATGKVTQPIPEDFPGPYEVRIWEENRYIPFAELLERIKGFKALDSRATITQINEYLRIMTSDKRSLANVEKEMIKFLLSDATTDAKKYVCSKLGELGSQESVPVLADLLQVPELFDSARFALEKIPGEASALSLRNALQTAEGKNRIGIITSLGLRKDVKSIPSIAIFLNNSDLDTVISAGSALSMMEEESALSALWTARSQATETARLKLTQHVFACADKILAKKKSPDAIAIIRNLSADNSLTPSLRIASLRSLVKYSEEEGAKALVKAMGDPDAEFVRLVISATPLIKNTKILLNVVCKEMAFSSPDNQVQFINLFASQKRKDILPYVVNSLSSENPAIREASIKALGVIGGKSEVELLIPKALGEGDEAELAKASLASMPREDVGKGMLEILKKPDIDPVLKKLLLPLVANRKVPGSEPVILQSAGDADPECRISAIKSLIEQPNVEMLDTVLQILPGANSNEEQGLFEELILKIVLLNPDETEKQLVKISTSLDSNPALPVQTTLLRVLARSGHAKGWEKLSTLINPNTPADKLGVVIQALNEWPDDTPVSVLFEFARANPDFAQRDTLLETCLNLAQKTKASDEEVVQRIASILELNPSATIKKTALEKIAQRKVDSSLPLLLKYLNESEDSVKETLIRSLSNWRNAEPMNALLELARTTENDSLRRQALAGVIQLSDNIWNMPSEQRTQLFKDVITISTKPEVLKGVIGALQNTSYPEALSIVLQYLDNEQVKNEAEVAVVKLSKTLIGIAPDSVVPALEKVIAQGQMELIKQEAQKTLEIIPKFEDFITTWMVSGPYVNDEINPNMLYEFVFAPEKPEEAEKVLWKPVSTGSNPNKPMVVELHKILGGENRVAYLSTYVWSDAEQDVNLLIGSDDGARIWVNGTKVFGKNTNRPCVPDDDTIAIHLQQGWNHILAKIRQGSGQWEFCARIRKTDGSPFEPKLKTAILPK comes from the coding sequence ATGAGTTACAGAACAAAACAAATGATTTTGGGAATAGCCTTTGTTGCAATTATATTTGCCTGTTTTCCCACAAATCTTTTTGCAGAACCAACTATTAAAGCATTGCTAATTACGGGACAGAATAATCACCGCTGGGACATCAGTTCACCCATTTTAAAGGATGCTTTAGAAAAGACAGGTCTATTTCAAGTGGATGTGCTTCAAGCACCTCCTCAAGGTGGTGATTTTTCATCTTTTCAGCCAGAGTTCCAAAATTATCAAGTAGTTGTATTGGATTATAATGGTGACCCTTGGCCTGAAAATGTAAAGCAATCTTTTGTCTCGTATGTGGAAAATGGTGGCGGTGTTGTTGTTTATCACGCTGCAAATAATGCTTTCCCTGAGTGGCCAGAATTTAATAAAATTATTGGCCTTGGTGGTTGGGGGAACAGAGATGAACGTTGGGGTCCGTATGTCCGTTGGCGTGATGGTAAGGTAGTAAAAGATAATACACCGGGACCCGGTGGTAGCCACGGGACACAACATGCATTCCAGGTGGTTATCCGTGACCGTAATCATCCCATTACCAAGGGACTTCCTCCGATATGGCTTCATGCAAAAGATGAGTTGTATGACCGTCTGCGTGGTCCTGCAGAAAATCTAACCGTTCTTGCAACTGCTTATTCCAGTCCTGATGAAAAAGGAACTGGAGAGCATGAACCCATTCTCTTTACAATTCAATATGGAAAGGGAAGAGTTTTTCAAACCGCTTTAGGGCACCCTCAGGAGGATACACCCGTTGCATTACAATGTGCAGGCTTTCTTACTACATTTTTGCGTGGTGCGGAATGGTGCGCCACGGGCAAAGTGACTCAACCTATACCGGAAGATTTTCCGGGTCCTTATGAAGTACGTATTTGGGAAGAAAATAGGTATATTCCATTTGCAGAATTATTAGAACGAATAAAGGGATTTAAAGCGTTAGATAGTCGTGCTACGATAACTCAAATTAATGAATATCTTCGCATTATGACCTCTGATAAAAGGTCTTTAGCAAATGTAGAAAAAGAGATGATTAAATTTCTTCTCTCTGATGCGACAACGGACGCCAAGAAATATGTATGCTCAAAATTAGGGGAATTAGGCTCTCAAGAATCTGTTCCAGTACTGGCTGATTTGTTACAGGTTCCGGAACTATTTGACTCTGCACGTTTTGCCCTTGAAAAAATTCCTGGAGAAGCTTCGGCTCTCTCATTGAGAAATGCACTACAAACGGCGGAAGGTAAGAATCGTATCGGGATTATTACCTCTCTTGGTTTGCGAAAAGATGTTAAATCTATCCCCTCTATTGCAATATTTTTGAACAACAGCGACCTTGATACTGTAATTTCTGCAGGTTCTGCTCTATCCATGATGGAAGAAGAAAGTGCTCTTTCCGCATTATGGACTGCACGTTCACAAGCCACCGAAACAGCCCGTTTGAAATTAACACAACATGTATTTGCCTGTGCCGATAAAATTTTAGCAAAGAAAAAATCACCCGATGCTATTGCAATAATACGTAATTTGTCAGCAGACAATTCGCTTACCCCTTCTCTGCGAATAGCGTCGCTACGAAGTTTAGTAAAATATTCTGAGGAAGAAGGTGCAAAGGCGTTAGTAAAAGCAATGGGTGATCCAGATGCAGAATTTGTTCGTCTGGTAATAAGTGCGACACCCTTAATAAAGAATACAAAAATTTTATTAAATGTTGTTTGTAAGGAGATGGCATTTTCATCACCAGACAATCAAGTACAGTTTATTAATTTGTTTGCCTCACAAAAAAGGAAAGATATACTTCCTTATGTAGTAAACAGCCTTAGTAGTGAGAACCCGGCTATCCGAGAAGCCAGCATAAAAGCACTTGGTGTCATTGGGGGTAAATCTGAAGTAGAGTTACTTATACCCAAAGCACTCGGTGAAGGGGATGAAGCAGAATTAGCCAAGGCAAGCCTTGCTTCTATGCCCAGAGAAGATGTGGGTAAAGGTATGTTGGAGATATTAAAGAAACCTGACATAGACCCCGTTCTAAAAAAACTTCTTCTCCCGTTAGTTGCGAATCGAAAAGTTCCCGGTAGCGAACCTGTAATACTCCAGTCTGCTGGGGATGCTGATCCGGAATGTAGAATTTCTGCCATAAAAAGTCTGATTGAACAACCTAATGTAGAGATGCTCGACACTGTTCTGCAAATATTACCAGGGGCCAATTCTAATGAAGAACAAGGACTATTTGAAGAACTAATTTTAAAAATTGTATTGCTTAATCCCGACGAAACGGAAAAGCAATTAGTAAAAATTTCAACGTCGTTAGATTCCAATCCTGCATTACCTGTACAGACCACTTTACTTCGTGTACTTGCAAGGTCTGGTCATGCCAAAGGATGGGAAAAACTAAGTACGTTAATAAATCCGAATACACCAGCGGATAAATTAGGCGTTGTGATACAAGCCCTGAACGAATGGCCTGATGATACACCTGTTTCAGTCTTATTCGAGTTTGCTCGTGCCAATCCTGATTTTGCACAGAGAGATACTTTACTCGAAACATGTTTAAATCTGGCACAAAAAACGAAAGCTTCTGACGAAGAAGTTGTTCAAAGAATTGCTTCAATATTGGAATTGAACCCTTCCGCAACAATAAAGAAAACCGCATTAGAGAAAATAGCCCAGCGAAAGGTAGACAGTTCGTTACCACTACTACTTAAATATCTTAATGAATCTGAGGATTCTGTTAAAGAAACGTTGATTCGCTCTCTATCCAATTGGAGGAATGCGGAACCTATGAATGCTTTATTAGAACTTGCACGTACAACAGAGAACGACTCACTTCGTAGGCAAGCACTTGCTGGTGTTATCCAATTGTCGGACAATATCTGGAATATGCCATCCGAACAACGAACACAACTCTTCAAAGACGTTATTACGATTAGTACAAAGCCAGAAGTTTTAAAGGGTGTTATTGGTGCGTTACAAAATACATCTTATCCAGAAGCGTTATCTATTGTCTTACAATACCTTGATAACGAACAGGTAAAAAATGAAGCAGAAGTTGCTGTTGTAAAACTTTCTAAAACTCTTATCGGTATTGCTCCTGATTCAGTTGTACCTGCTCTCGAAAAAGTTATTGCTCAAGGACAGATGGAACTCATTAAACAAGAGGCACAGAAAACTCTGGAGATAATTCCCAAGTTTGAGGATTTTATTACTACGTGGATGGTTTCGGGTCCCTATGTTAACGATGAGATTAATCCTAACATGCTTTATGAATTCGTGTTTGCCCCCGAAAAACCGGAAGAAGCCGAGAAAGTATTATGGAAGCCTGTCTCTACGGGTTCAAATCCTAATAAGCCTATGGTTGTTGAACTTCATAAAATATTAGGAGGAGAAAACCGTGTCGCTTACCTAAGTACTTATGTATGGAGCGATGCAGAACAGGATGTAAATTTGTTAATTGGTAGCGATGATGGTGCTCGTATCTGGGTTAATGGGACGAAGGTGTTTGGGAAAAATACAAACCGTCCTTGTGTCCCCGATGATGATACCATTGCAATACATTTACAACAAGGATGGAACCACATACTTGCCAAAATACGGCAAGGTAGTGGACAATGGGAATTCTGTGCACGTATCCGCAAAACTGATGGTTCTCCATTTGAACCGAAACTAAAAACTGCGATATTGCCAAAATAA
- a CDS encoding Gfo/Idh/MocA family oxidoreductase — protein MKRKKHKKESLNRREFLKRTGLASLATVAFPYIIPSRALGLDGVVPPSERITIGCIGVGGMGTSNMEGFLDQPSAQVVAVCDVDGKHLESAMKKVNDRYGNQDCAGYKDFREVIARDDIDAVSLALPDQWHAIPAIMAIKAGKDVYGEKPLAGSIKEGRAIVDAVEQYGRIWQTGSWQRSQEHFRQACELVRNGYIGEVKYVVVGLPAKNSINKGSTTPSDPPPWFDYDMWLGPAPYAPYCEARCHWNFRWISDYAGGQLTDWAGHHCDIAQWGMGTELTGPVEIIPRGGHWPKAEDGLFDTVEDYEFLCKFKEGFDMLVTARQKGGVLFKGSEGWIHVDRGAFDAYPRSLVQTEIKPHELHLYRSSNHIGNFLECVRTRKKTITPAEVAHHSIMIGHLGLIALKLGRPLKFDPETETFLNDTEANRMLCRPMREPWHLNI, from the coding sequence ATGAAACGGAAAAAACATAAAAAGGAATCCCTAAATCGAAGGGAATTCCTGAAAAGAACGGGGCTTGCCTCGTTAGCAACAGTTGCATTCCCGTATATTATTCCCAGTAGAGCATTGGGACTTGATGGAGTAGTGCCTCCCAGCGAACGGATTACAATTGGTTGTATCGGAGTTGGTGGTATGGGGACGTCCAACATGGAAGGTTTCCTTGACCAGCCATCAGCACAGGTTGTGGCGGTATGTGATGTAGATGGAAAACATCTTGAATCAGCAATGAAAAAGGTGAATGACCGTTATGGCAACCAGGATTGTGCAGGCTATAAAGATTTTCGAGAAGTGATTGCCCGTGATGATATTGATGCAGTATCATTAGCCCTCCCAGACCAATGGCATGCAATCCCTGCAATCATGGCGATAAAAGCGGGGAAAGATGTTTATGGTGAGAAGCCATTAGCAGGTTCTATTAAGGAAGGGAGAGCTATTGTAGATGCAGTGGAACAATATGGTAGGATTTGGCAGACGGGTAGTTGGCAGAGGTCACAGGAACATTTCCGCCAAGCCTGCGAACTTGTTCGTAATGGCTACATTGGTGAAGTGAAGTATGTTGTTGTAGGTTTACCAGCGAAGAATTCGATAAATAAGGGTAGTACTACACCATCAGACCCACCTCCATGGTTTGACTATGATATGTGGTTAGGACCAGCTCCGTATGCACCGTATTGTGAAGCACGCTGTCATTGGAATTTCCGTTGGATTAGTGATTATGCTGGTGGACAATTAACTGACTGGGCAGGACACCATTGTGATATAGCCCAATGGGGAATGGGAACTGAACTCACAGGACCCGTTGAAATTATCCCAAGAGGTGGACATTGGCCCAAAGCGGAAGACGGACTCTTTGATACCGTAGAAGATTATGAATTCCTGTGCAAATTTAAAGAAGGCTTCGACATGTTAGTAACTGCGAGACAAAAGGGCGGCGTATTATTCAAAGGTTCAGAAGGATGGATACATGTTGACCGAGGTGCGTTTGATGCTTATCCGAGGTCTTTAGTTCAGACAGAAATTAAGCCTCACGAATTACATTTATACCGTTCTTCAAATCATATTGGAAACTTTTTAGAATGTGTCCGTACACGTAAAAAAACGATTACTCCTGCAGAAGTCGCACATCATTCCATTATGATTGGGCATTTAGGGCTCATTGCCTTGAAATTAGGGAGACCGCTGAAGTTTGACCCCGAAACAGAAACGTTCTTAAATGATACAGAAGCAAATCGTATGCTATGTAGGCCGATGCGAGAGCCATGGCATCTTAATATATAA
- a CDS encoding TIGR00730 family Rossman fold protein, which produces MKTIGIFAGSSDLSIPNFRKDIEHLADLLAQHRYRIVYGAGRVGLMGVLSKRMYKHGGFLIGVVPKYLNRPELVFEQCTELIITEDLHERKEVMERLSDVFIVLPGGIGTIDEFFNVLASKQLKYHRKPIFLFNINNYFKPIDDLIKEMYKYHFIGVEHTQLYQSINTGDEIVEKIERHFLNIGL; this is translated from the coding sequence ATGAAGACAATAGGTATTTTTGCTGGTTCGAGTGATTTATCCATTCCAAATTTCCGAAAAGATATAGAGCATCTGGCAGATTTGCTGGCTCAACACCGATATCGAATCGTATATGGAGCTGGACGAGTAGGTCTGATGGGCGTACTATCTAAAAGAATGTATAAACATGGCGGATTTTTAATTGGCGTGGTTCCTAAATATCTAAACCGACCTGAACTCGTGTTTGAGCAATGCACAGAACTAATTATTACTGAAGACCTTCATGAACGGAAAGAGGTTATGGAACGGCTCTCGGATGTTTTTATTGTCCTACCAGGCGGGATAGGCACAATAGATGAGTTCTTCAATGTGCTTGCTTCAAAACAGTTAAAATATCATAGAAAACCTATCTTCCTGTTCAATATTAATAATTATTTCAAACCTATTGATGATTTAATAAAAGAGATGTATAAATACCATTTTATTGGGGTTGAACACACTCAACTTTATCAAAGCATAAATACTGGCGATGAAATTGTGGAAAAGATAGAACGGCACTTTTTAAATATTGGATTATAG
- a CDS encoding fused MFS/spermidine synthase, whose product MEPNRRLVFIFRLCLYLCFFLSGGSALMYQIIWTRKCMLLLGTTTYAVSAVLSIFFLGLGVGSFIGGRIAERTLNPIRWYAMVELLIGLWAWVIIEMATDWSGFILFLIKSMPENATVFFVLRVIIAVVWFTLPSIGMGMTFPLLSKYDYMRGTSTERHISMLYLTNTFGATIGVILAGFILIPNVGYIYTTGLAVIVNIVAGIIALIISNSPISFIKAETNIIEEEFPNNEIGIDKIDILLLAGVFISGLICLALEVLWTRLLIMVFLGTTYAYTSVLVSVLVGIALGALISSVLIKKIKNKSGILGLGYGITGTGILLTLFFISRLPEWIKQFDLEVTTNFYYGIFGKFFFAFLILILPMIGFGFTFPFALTLIRRLKTNSYSKVGLAYGINTIGGIVGSIVGGFFIIPVMGCEKGIYYLGLLLFAVGIIFALIDKQYRAINVSIIFASFALSYSICPSLLMEKINRFYLPEKHKILFFKEGIEGTVAVSAPEKINPNDERVLWINRVQATTAVERGVRMNRFQGIIPRMFNRDPQQVLFMCFGSGITCGTLGIGGFKEIDAVEISPEVLQASTLFADKNFNVLDMNHLNIHIDDARNFLIRAGKGYDFITTEPMPLALAGVSMFYTREFYQFCLQHLNDGGMVSQWVPFHSSSEKIVQSVVHTFANVFPYCAGLFVNADLFLVGSNQPLLLDPSRLEKILEQNFVLKEAMIQAGFPDIEEIMACFVMNKESLIHFSKEGIFITDTFPWVEFDAPKYIYNRKSVPQNLNRLKQCFSKIENNLTYEGLSKEKREQIIKRQQSHQQDLDGLILYYDGLLVGDEVRQRFINSLGIDKNNKQAQYYLRTIAMAQIEQYIRWDETDKAWAVISEVSPYLENDVIWQEWFQNLNLK is encoded by the coding sequence ATGGAACCAAACAGGCGATTAGTCTTTATTTTCAGGTTATGCCTGTATCTTTGTTTTTTCCTGTCCGGTGGTAGTGCATTGATGTATCAGATAATCTGGACACGTAAATGTATGCTATTGCTTGGAACTACCACTTATGCAGTTAGCGCAGTATTAAGTATTTTTTTCTTAGGCCTTGGTGTGGGTAGTTTCATTGGCGGACGTATCGCTGAGCGAACATTAAACCCCATACGATGGTATGCGATGGTGGAATTATTAATTGGACTCTGGGCATGGGTAATTATCGAAATGGCAACGGATTGGAGCGGTTTTATTCTTTTCCTAATTAAATCAATGCCAGAAAACGCAACTGTTTTCTTTGTCTTACGGGTCATAATTGCTGTTGTTTGGTTTACCCTGCCATCTATCGGGATGGGTATGACATTCCCATTGCTATCTAAATACGACTATATGAGGGGAACATCGACTGAAAGACATATTTCCATGCTTTATCTCACAAACACATTTGGAGCTACAATAGGCGTTATACTTGCAGGATTTATATTAATTCCAAATGTTGGTTATATATATACAACTGGTTTGGCAGTTATAGTTAATATTGTCGCAGGCATTATTGCCTTAATAATCTCCAACAGTCCTATTTCTTTTATAAAGGCGGAGACAAACATAATTGAAGAAGAGTTCCCAAACAATGAAATAGGCATCGATAAAATAGATATTTTACTATTGGCGGGGGTTTTTATTTCAGGGTTAATTTGTCTTGCGTTAGAAGTGTTGTGGACAAGATTATTAATTATGGTTTTTTTAGGGACAACTTATGCATACACCTCTGTACTTGTCTCTGTATTGGTGGGTATAGCTTTAGGTGCTCTTATTAGCTCCGTTCTCATAAAAAAAATTAAAAACAAATCTGGAATTTTAGGGTTGGGTTATGGAATTACAGGAACAGGAATTTTATTAACATTGTTTTTTATTTCCAGACTACCAGAATGGATAAAACAATTTGACTTAGAAGTCACAACCAATTTTTATTATGGCATATTCGGAAAATTCTTTTTTGCCTTTCTAATCCTAATTCTTCCGATGATTGGTTTTGGATTTACATTTCCATTTGCATTGACCCTAATTCGTAGATTAAAAACGAACTCCTACTCTAAAGTGGGTCTTGCTTATGGTATAAACACAATTGGCGGAATTGTTGGTTCCATAGTTGGTGGTTTCTTCATAATTCCAGTAATGGGGTGTGAGAAAGGAATATATTATTTGGGATTGCTATTATTTGCTGTCGGTATCATCTTTGCCCTCATTGACAAACAATACCGTGCTATCAATGTTTCCATTATTTTTGCATCATTCGCACTATCTTATTCCATTTGTCCATCACTACTCATGGAAAAAATAAATCGTTTTTATCTTCCAGAAAAACATAAGATTTTATTTTTTAAAGAAGGCATAGAAGGTACCGTGGCCGTAAGTGCCCCAGAGAAAATAAATCCTAATGACGAAAGGGTTTTGTGGATTAATCGAGTACAGGCGACCACAGCGGTTGAGCGTGGTGTACGAATGAATCGTTTTCAAGGGATTATCCCCCGCATGTTTAATCGTGACCCGCAACAGGTTTTATTTATGTGTTTCGGCTCGGGTATTACATGTGGGACATTAGGAATCGGAGGTTTTAAAGAAATAGATGCAGTAGAAATCTCACCAGAGGTACTTCAGGCAAGCACGTTATTCGCTGATAAAAATTTTAATGTCCTTGATATGAATCATCTAAATATTCATATTGACGATGCAAGAAACTTCCTTATCCGTGCTGGAAAAGGATATGACTTTATTACAACGGAGCCTATGCCCTTAGCCCTTGCAGGTGTTTCTATGTTCTATACTCGAGAATTTTATCAGTTCTGTTTGCAACATCTTAATGATGGAGGTATGGTTTCCCAGTGGGTTCCATTTCACAGCTCCAGTGAAAAGATTGTTCAGTCGGTTGTGCATACATTTGCAAATGTTTTTCCATATTGTGCAGGATTGTTTGTAAATGCTGACCTATTCCTTGTTGGTTCAAATCAACCTCTATTATTAGACCCATCAAGGTTGGAAAAAATTTTAGAGCAAAACTTTGTATTGAAGGAGGCAATGATACAAGCGGGTTTCCCAGATATAGAAGAGATTATGGCATGTTTTGTAATGAATAAAGAAAGCCTTATTCACTTTTCCAAAGAAGGAATATTTATAACAGATACATTTCCATGGGTTGAATTTGACGCCCCAAAATATATATACAATCGCAAAAGTGTCCCTCAAAATTTAAACCGCTTAAAACAATGCTTTTCAAAGATAGAAAATAATTTAACGTATGAGGGTTTGTCTAAAGAAAAAAGAGAACAAATAATAAAAAGGCAACAATCACATCAACAAGATTTAGATGGATTAATCTTATATTATGATGGCCTCTTAGTAGGTGACGAGGTACGCCAACGTTTCATTAATTCATTAGGAATTGATAAAAATAATAAACAAGCCCAATATTATCTACGAACAATTGCTATGGCACAAATTGAACAATATATCCGCTGGGATGAAACAGACAAGGCATGGGCTGTAATTTCCGAGGTCTCACCATACCTCGAAAATGATGTAATATGGCAAGAATGGTTTCAAAATCTGAACCTAAAATAG
- a CDS encoding sodium-dependent transporter, producing MRRGPVKELGWGSRFGLIMAMAGNAVGLGNFLRFPGQAAPYGGAFMVPYFLALLLIGIPLAWIEWSIGRRGGAYKHGTTPGMFYRLWKHPISKYLGIFGILLPAMVGIYYIYIESWALGYAWQMATGMLRGKHTYEEMKMSFGSYVGTTNAGLISFSSVSYTFFLIAFLINIFVLGRGIAKGIEIVAKYCMPVLIVLGMILAVRVLTLPPRGEHQTVSHGLAQIWRLSPQDFQTLMRPHIWIAATGQIFFTLSVGLGMVHTYASYLKKKHDLTLNGLTACVTNEFVEVVLGGSIVIPAAVIFFGVERAREIVATDGTFAIGFYALPLIFEQIPYGEMFGVMWFFLLFLAGLTSSMAMFTPLLVFLEDELQIDRRVGVLLVAFFAFMMMQPVILFNHHKVLDELDYWMGTFGLVLFVAIETVVFSWIFGIDKGWEELHLGAELRIPRIYYYIMKYITPVFAVGLVVWFCYDGLLEKITMKNVPEADVPYIWLARVMIIMTTSFLMWGVWYAWQTHPKFFEDDEEANPQNIPSPSKEGLAL from the coding sequence ATGCGTCGTGGTCCTGTAAAAGAGTTAGGTTGGGGTAGTCGTTTCGGTTTAATTATGGCGATGGCGGGAAATGCTGTGGGTTTGGGCAATTTTCTCCGTTTTCCAGGACAAGCAGCACCCTATGGTGGTGCTTTTATGGTCCCCTATTTTCTGGCCCTTTTGTTAATAGGTATCCCATTAGCGTGGATAGAATGGAGTATAGGTAGAAGAGGTGGTGCATATAAGCATGGGACGACGCCAGGGATGTTTTATAGGCTCTGGAAACATCCTATTTCTAAATATCTTGGTATTTTTGGGATACTTCTCCCAGCAATGGTCGGGATTTACTATATTTATATCGAATCATGGGCATTGGGTTACGCATGGCAGATGGCAACTGGAATGCTTCGTGGAAAGCATACATACGAAGAGATGAAAATGTCTTTTGGATCGTATGTGGGGACTACAAATGCAGGTTTAATTAGTTTCAGTAGTGTTTCATATACCTTTTTCCTGATTGCATTTCTGATAAATATTTTTGTTTTAGGACGAGGAATTGCAAAGGGGATAGAGATTGTTGCGAAGTATTGCATGCCTGTTTTAATAGTCTTAGGGATGATACTGGCGGTTCGTGTTCTGACTTTGCCACCACGAGGAGAACATCAGACCGTGAGCCATGGATTGGCTCAAATCTGGCGATTAAGTCCACAGGATTTTCAAACCTTAATGCGTCCCCATATATGGATTGCGGCAACAGGGCAAATATTCTTCACTCTTAGTGTAGGTTTAGGAATGGTTCACACGTATGCCAGTTACCTCAAAAAGAAACACGACCTGACTTTAAATGGACTTACTGCATGTGTGACCAACGAATTTGTTGAAGTCGTTTTAGGTGGTTCGATAGTTATCCCTGCGGCAGTAATTTTCTTTGGTGTCGAAAGAGCCCGAGAAATTGTAGCCACAGATGGAACGTTTGCCATTGGTTTTTATGCCCTGCCCCTTATATTTGAACAGATTCCTTATGGTGAAATGTTTGGTGTCATGTGGTTTTTCTTACTTTTCCTTGCTGGGCTTACATCCAGTATGGCAATGTTTACGCCACTGCTTGTTTTCTTAGAAGATGAATTGCAAATAGACCGACGAGTTGGGGTACTACTTGTAGCATTTTTTGCGTTTATGATGATGCAACCTGTTATTTTATTTAATCATCATAAGGTTCTTGATGAGTTAGACTATTGGATGGGCACCTTTGGCTTGGTTTTATTCGTTGCAATAGAAACCGTTGTATTTTCATGGATATTTGGTATTGATAAAGGCTGGGAGGAATTACACCTGGGAGCAGAATTAAGAATCCCAAGAATTTATTACTACATTATGAAATATATCACCCCTGTTTTTGCAGTAGGTCTTGTAGTATGGTTCTGCTATGATGGATTACTTGAAAAAATTACCATGAAAAATGTCCCAGAGGCAGATGTCCCCTATATTTGGCTTGCTCGAGTGATGATTATCATGACGACATCGTTCCTTATGTGGGGTGTCTGGTATGCATGGCAGACACACCCCAAATTCTTTGAAGATGATGAGGAAGCAAATCCTCAAAATATTCCATCACCTTCGAAAGAGGGATTAGCCTTATGA